The Coleofasciculus sp. FACHB-1120 region GCCAATCTACCCGTTATGACGTTCTAAGGCTAGTTGGATCAGTTGATCGACTAATTCTGGGAAAGCAACACCCGTCGCCCGCCAAAGTTGGGGATACATACTCGTTGCCGTAAAACCTGGCATCGTATTGATTTCATTAATCAATACTTCTCCTGTCGCTTCAACATAGAAAAAATCCACCCGTCCTAAACCAGCTCCATCAACTGCTGCAAACGCTTGGAGAGCCATTTCTTGGATTTGAGTAGAGACGGCATCTGGCACACTTGCCGGGATTGCTAAATCCGCTCGTCCCTGGGTGTACTTCGTTTCGTAGTCGTAAAAATCACTGTCAAAGGTAATTTCTCCAACGACAGAAGCCTTAGGATTATCATTCCCTAAAACGGCACATTCTAACTCCCGCGCCACCACACCTGCTTCCACAATCAGGCGACGGTCGTAGCTGGCGGCGTTATCGAGGGCCGTTTCTAACTCAGCACGCGATCGCACTTTGGAAATTCCCACCGATGAACCTAAATTCGCCGGTTTCACAAAACAGGGATAGTCGAGTGTCGCTTCAATTTCTTCGCAAAGCTTGGGGAAAACACAAGGATTTGACCACACTTGCGATCGGTTAACGGTGATATATTTCACTTGAGGCAATCCCGCATGGGCAAATGCCATTTTCATGGCAATTTTGTCCATTCCTACCGCGGAACCTAAAACCCCAGTCCCGATAAAAGGCACCTGCATTAATTTAATCATCCCCTGAACGGTGCCATCTTCCCCATTCGGGCCGTGGAGGATGGGAAACCAGACATCTACCTCAGCCGCTTGGGGGGGAAATTGCCAGCGAGTTGCATTTTCGAGGCTGGGTAAAGGTTGCTGAGAGTTTCCTGAGGCGAGTGCGGATTCTGGCGGTTTTCCAGAGGCTAAAACTTGTTGAGCCAGTTCCCCGGCTTGCCAACGTCCATCCTTGTGGATGTAGAAAGGCAGGAGTTCGTACTTAGCGCTGTTTTGCTCGGCACTCAAAGCTTGCGCGATCGCCCGTGCCGAACTTAGCGAAACTTCATGTTCTCCCGAACAACCCCCAAACAGCAATCCCACCCGCATTTTATTCATTTCGGATACTCCTGACACTGCACACCGCCGATAGTTTACTACAGCCGAGAGGCGTAGAGACGAACTCCGATACGGGAACTCTCTCAACCCTCTTTCTTATGATGCCAGTGTTATTTGCCTCGCTCAGGAGCGGACAACGAGTTTCCAGGGACGTTGGACAGTCATCGCCTCTTCCGGCTCCAGCACGGCAATCCGCCATCCTCTGCCCCAAGGTCGTGCCAGGACGACCCGATCGGGATTCGCCGCTTTGACCTTTTGAGCCGCCGTAGTTGTCAACTCGCTAAGTGCGATTTTTTCCACGGCTGGAGGTGCGCTAGCGACTGGTGTCAGGTCTGGGGGAGTCTGAAGGGTGGGTGTTGCCGTGGGGGCTGGCGTCGTGGCGGTGGAAGCCTGGAGGCTTGGTTTGGCAGTGGGGAGGGGTGCCTTAGCGGTGGAAGTTTGAATCGCCTGAACCGGGGGTTTTTTACCCTTGAGCTGAAGCGGTTCCTGTTTAGGAAGAATCAGTTGACGAGTGCTAACACCGAGTAAGTAAGTAAAGCGGCAAGTCAACCAAGCAATGCTTCCCGTAGCAATTGCCGTCCAATACACCAATATCAGCGCGTTGTATAAAGTGTAAGCAATGCGAGGGGGAAGATAAACCGCTTCTTGTAAGTCTCGCCGGAGGAGTGGGAGGCGAGAGCTTACTTCAAGTTTCCACAAGGTGATAAATGTTTTCATAGCAGATGCTAGCAGCGCGAAATCCTCTGAGCCACCTAAAAATCTTATACCGGCACTGGCTGATGCACTTCCAATGCTTCTCCAGTCAAACTAAACGCGCGAATTTCGGTGATTTTGACTTTCACCACTTGACCTTTGAGTTCGGCAATGTTGCCGGTAAAGAAGGTGAGACGGTTACCCCGCGTGCGTCCCATTACCTGAGTGGGATCTTTGATATTTTGCTCTTCAACCAAGACTTCTTCGATGCGACCGAAGTAACGCTGGGACGCTTGAGCCGCTTTAATTGAAACTAAGTGATTGAGACGTTGAAGGCGATCGCTTTTTACCTGTTCGCTCAGCTGATTCTCCCACAGGGCTGCGGGTGTCCCCGGACGAGGAGAATAAGCAGCCGTATTTAACAGGTCAAAACCAATTTCTTCCACTAAGCGCAGCGTATTCTCAAACTGTTCCTCGGTTTCTCCAGGGAACCCGACAATCGCATCCGCACTAATTGAGGCATCTGGCATATACCGACGAATCGTGTCAATGATGCGGCGATATTTCTCATGAGTGTAACCCCGTGCCATTGCCTTCAAAATGTCGTTATCTCCCGACTGGAAGGGAATGTGGAAATGTTCGCACACGTTGGGCAATTCGGCACAAGCTCGAATTAACCGTTCGGTGAAATAGCGAGGATGGCTGGTTGCAAACCGAATTCGGTCAATCCCCGGCACATCATGAACGTAATAAAGCAAGTCTGTCAGCGTATTCTGGTGTCGCCCTTCTGCCGTGATTCCGGGCAAATCCCGTCCGTAGGCGTCGATATTTTGCCCCAGTAGGGTGATTTCCTTATATCCTTGACGCGCTATTTCCTCCATTTCGGCGCGAATCGCTTCTGGAGTCCGTGATTGCTCGACGCCGCGAACGCTGGGAACCACGCAGTAAGTACAGCGTTCATTGCAGCCGTAAATTACATTCACCCAAGCTGTCACTTTACTGTCGCGGCGCGGCCTGGTGATGTCTTCAATGATATGAACTGCCTCAGTCGCCACCACCTGATTGCCGTTGAATACCTGTTCCAGCAAATCTTGGAGGCGATTGGCGTGTTGCGGCCCCATGACTAAGTCTAATTCTGGCACCCGCCGCAACAGTGCTTCCCCTTCCTGCTGAGCGACACAACCCGCAACTACC contains the following coding sequences:
- a CDS encoding D-alanine--D-alanine ligase family protein; this translates as MNKMRVGLLFGGCSGEHEVSLSSARAIAQALSAEQNSAKYELLPFYIHKDGRWQAGELAQQVLASGKPPESALASGNSQQPLPSLENATRWQFPPQAAEVDVWFPILHGPNGEDGTVQGMIKLMQVPFIGTGVLGSAVGMDKIAMKMAFAHAGLPQVKYITVNRSQVWSNPCVFPKLCEEIEATLDYPCFVKPANLGSSVGISKVRSRAELETALDNAASYDRRLIVEAGVVARELECAVLGNDNPKASVVGEITFDSDFYDYETKYTQGRADLAIPASVPDAVSTQIQEMALQAFAAVDGAGLGRVDFFYVEATGEVLINEINTMPGFTATSMYPQLWRATGVAFPELVDQLIQLALERHNG
- the miaB gene encoding tRNA (N6-isopentenyl adenosine(37)-C2)-methylthiotransferase MiaB, whose translation is MTTSPRRYHITTFGCQMNKADSERMAGILENMGFEWSEEPENANLILYNTCTIRDNAEQKVYSYLGRQAKRKHEQPDLTLVVAGCVAQQEGEALLRRVPELDLVMGPQHANRLQDLLEQVFNGNQVVATEAVHIIEDITRPRRDSKVTAWVNVIYGCNERCTYCVVPSVRGVEQSRTPEAIRAEMEEIARQGYKEITLLGQNIDAYGRDLPGITAEGRHQNTLTDLLYYVHDVPGIDRIRFATSHPRYFTERLIRACAELPNVCEHFHIPFQSGDNDILKAMARGYTHEKYRRIIDTIRRYMPDASISADAIVGFPGETEEQFENTLRLVEEIGFDLLNTAAYSPRPGTPAALWENQLSEQVKSDRLQRLNHLVSIKAAQASQRYFGRIEEVLVEEQNIKDPTQVMGRTRGNRLTFFTGNIAELKGQVVKVKITEIRAFSLTGEALEVHQPVPV